One part of the Bdellovibrio sp. KM01 genome encodes these proteins:
- a CDS encoding type IV pilus secretin PilQ: MNGFIRLMIVAAMIASLTSCASRPAQDDLSLDDGLDSSAGAELSLDDTGSSDVVAEADSAPVDDTAAAPADAGGKDEFADFDNSPEDQAHQAGQSEPQGGNLEDEFNQADGAAPQQAQQDAPAPVDAGPVEMPPIVDTEPPAAPQVADIPEQPAMEEAPAPEIPQAPEPAPVATNQGRPATITDLQFKSNENGGTVVVSGNRPLTYTTRTNSDLHQYIVEVENAILPDRLKRSLNTKDIRGAVGAIDAYQNPGSTTARFVIQLRDGVAEPAVQNEGNSLLIVAAGTAASSQVAAGDAASGASLDEHAVGGDGKILPNQNLTEFLTGNTQFYGKKISIETSNMDIRDALNFITEESGVNMVISDEVKGNVSLKLRQVPWDQALVVLMRARKLGYTRQGNVLRIAPLGDLRTEEDDAAKLALARKNTEPLKVRMFNISYAKVDELEKKLKDFLGERGRVVGDLRTNSVVVTDIAENLDRAAKLIASLDTQPPQVLIEGKIVEASERFLRSVGVNWNVSGQAISLGNTNRGPVNMSPRFNINPTMAQSGNFNFNVDVGTLDVFGSISAALSLSETEAKVKTLSSPRIMTMSNEPAYISQTTEVPVKQVTITGNSSQETYQFKPLALRLDVTPQVTADGSVMMKVKVARQIAGAKETDGSFSTNSREADTRVLVKNGQTAVIGGIYTSDATENESGVPWLREIPFLGNLFKVSTVTKDKSELLVFLTPRVTGQQGSAAKNNHDSQGQMQ, encoded by the coding sequence ATGAACGGATTCATTAGACTAATGATCGTAGCAGCAATGATTGCATCTCTCACTTCCTGTGCCAGCCGTCCAGCGCAGGACGATCTATCTTTAGATGATGGTTTGGATTCCTCTGCAGGAGCTGAGCTCAGTCTTGACGACACAGGCAGCTCCGACGTAGTGGCGGAAGCTGATTCCGCTCCTGTTGACGATACGGCGGCAGCTCCAGCCGATGCGGGTGGAAAAGACGAGTTCGCAGACTTCGACAATTCTCCAGAAGACCAGGCGCATCAGGCTGGTCAAAGCGAGCCCCAAGGTGGAAACCTCGAAGATGAATTTAATCAGGCTGATGGCGCAGCTCCTCAGCAAGCGCAACAGGATGCACCAGCACCAGTTGATGCCGGACCCGTAGAAATGCCACCTATCGTGGATACAGAGCCTCCAGCGGCTCCGCAGGTTGCTGATATTCCAGAACAACCGGCCATGGAAGAAGCTCCTGCTCCGGAAATTCCGCAAGCACCGGAGCCAGCTCCGGTGGCTACAAACCAGGGGCGTCCTGCAACGATCACAGATTTGCAGTTCAAATCGAATGAAAATGGTGGAACTGTTGTAGTTTCTGGAAATCGTCCTTTAACGTACACGACCCGTACGAATTCGGATTTGCACCAATATATCGTTGAAGTTGAAAATGCAATTCTTCCAGATCGCTTGAAGCGCTCTTTGAATACGAAAGACATCCGCGGTGCCGTGGGTGCAATCGATGCGTATCAAAACCCTGGTTCGACAACGGCTCGCTTCGTGATTCAATTACGTGACGGTGTCGCAGAGCCTGCGGTTCAAAACGAAGGTAATTCCCTTTTGATCGTTGCTGCGGGGACGGCCGCATCATCACAGGTTGCAGCAGGTGACGCCGCTTCCGGCGCATCGTTGGATGAGCATGCTGTGGGTGGAGATGGAAAAATCCTGCCTAACCAAAATTTGACTGAATTCTTGACTGGCAACACACAATTCTACGGTAAAAAGATTTCCATCGAGACAAGCAATATGGATATCCGTGACGCCCTTAACTTCATTACTGAAGAGAGCGGCGTGAACATGGTTATTTCCGACGAAGTTAAAGGCAACGTCAGTCTGAAACTGCGCCAGGTGCCATGGGACCAAGCATTGGTCGTTCTGATGAGAGCACGTAAGCTGGGTTACACTCGTCAAGGCAACGTTCTAAGAATTGCTCCATTGGGTGACTTACGCACAGAGGAAGACGATGCAGCGAAACTGGCTTTGGCTCGTAAAAACACCGAGCCATTGAAAGTTCGCATGTTCAATATTAGCTATGCCAAGGTTGATGAGCTCGAGAAAAAATTGAAAGATTTCTTGGGCGAGCGTGGAAGAGTTGTAGGTGATTTGCGTACGAATTCTGTGGTGGTAACTGATATCGCGGAAAACCTGGATCGTGCGGCTAAACTGATCGCCTCTTTAGATACGCAACCACCGCAAGTTTTGATCGAAGGAAAAATTGTCGAAGCTTCCGAGCGTTTCTTGCGCAGCGTGGGTGTGAACTGGAACGTATCTGGTCAGGCAATCAGCTTGGGTAATACCAATCGTGGACCTGTTAACATGAGTCCTCGTTTCAACATCAATCCAACGATGGCTCAATCAGGCAACTTTAACTTTAACGTAGACGTCGGAACTCTGGATGTTTTCGGAAGTATTTCCGCGGCACTTTCGTTGTCCGAGACTGAGGCAAAGGTTAAGACTCTTTCCTCTCCTAGAATCATGACGATGTCTAATGAGCCGGCATACATTAGTCAGACGACAGAAGTTCCAGTTAAGCAGGTTACAATTACGGGGAATTCTAGCCAAGAGACGTATCAATTTAAGCCATTGGCCCTGCGTTTAGATGTTACTCCTCAGGTAACTGCCGACGGATCTGTTATGATGAAGGTGAAGGTTGCTCGTCAAATCGCTGGTGCGAAAGAAACCGACGGTTCATTCTCTACGAATAGCCGTGAAGCAGATACGCGCGTACTGGTTAAAAACGGTCAGACAGCAGTTATCGGTGGTATCTACACGAGCGATGCGACTGAAAACGAAAGCGGTGTTCCTTGGTTAAGAGAAATCCCATTCCTTGGAAACCTGTTTAAAGTCAGCACGGTGACAAAGGATAAATCTGAGCTTTTGGTATTCCTGACTCCGCGTGTGACAGGTCAACAAGGTTCCGCTGCTAAGAACAACCATGATTCTCAGGGGCAGATGCAATAA
- a CDS encoding OmpA family protein, with protein sequence MKKIIIAAILLAGAWAQAQDQSATSSTLQFGKEATEAPPRGLLPFIGLGGGYTGYDQGALQDVEGTPTTIKLLGSWYLESPWVMDLGYGYNNQQFTHSTALDTASTDGAAEFAFRYRTDNRWQMGVVGNQFFSQGPNYASSQGDAIFAGLQVLKEFNMSQAWLARLGARAMSLTSNQGDLVMMYLVDFQFGWNPNAYKTSVRSTAADETMVQEEEFVAETEEPARPVAAAQPEPILNDVAMSSLIAGNSTIKFNTSQVAMSNADQRKVERLAKALDEHSDLYERVEVRGFTDSTGSAQINEKISQRRAETVASALEKYGLDSSKVSAVGRGSEESLGSRSADRRAELVFIGVKDEAALREALSTVK encoded by the coding sequence ATGAAAAAAATTATCATTGCAGCTATTCTGTTAGCAGGAGCCTGGGCCCAAGCTCAGGATCAATCAGCAACTTCAAGTACTCTTCAATTCGGAAAAGAAGCAACTGAAGCGCCACCACGCGGACTCTTACCATTTATCGGTCTTGGTGGTGGTTATACAGGTTATGATCAAGGTGCCCTTCAAGACGTTGAAGGTACACCAACAACTATCAAACTGTTGGGTTCTTGGTATCTAGAAAGCCCATGGGTAATGGACCTAGGGTACGGTTACAACAACCAACAATTCACTCACTCAACAGCCCTAGACACAGCTAGTACTGATGGAGCTGCAGAGTTCGCGTTCCGTTATCGCACTGACAACCGTTGGCAAATGGGTGTGGTCGGAAATCAATTTTTCAGCCAAGGTCCTAACTATGCTTCTTCCCAAGGGGATGCGATCTTTGCCGGTCTGCAGGTTCTAAAAGAGTTCAACATGTCGCAAGCATGGCTTGCCCGTTTGGGTGCCCGTGCAATGAGCTTAACAAGTAATCAAGGTGATCTTGTTATGATGTACTTAGTGGACTTCCAATTTGGTTGGAATCCGAATGCCTACAAAACATCCGTAAGATCTACTGCGGCCGATGAAACCATGGTTCAAGAGGAAGAATTCGTTGCTGAAACAGAAGAACCAGCACGTCCAGTGGCCGCTGCGCAACCTGAACCAATTTTGAATGACGTCGCAATGTCGAGCCTTATTGCCGGCAACTCAACGATCAAATTCAATACCTCTCAGGTAGCGATGTCCAATGCTGATCAAAGAAAAGTGGAACGCCTGGCAAAAGCTTTGGATGAACATTCAGACTTGTACGAACGCGTGGAAGTTCGTGGTTTCACAGACTCCACAGGTTCTGCACAAATCAACGAAAAGATCTCTCAACGCCGTGCTGAAACGGTAGCAAGTGCTCTTGAAAAATACGGCTTGGACTCCTCTAAAGTATCTGCTGTAGGCAGAGGCTCAGAAGAATCTTTGGGCAGCCGTTCAGCAGACCGCAGAGCTGAACTGGTATTCATCGGTGTTAAAGATGAAGCCGCTCTTCGTGAAGCACTTTCGACGGTAAAATAA
- a CDS encoding FliG C-terminal domain-containing protein produces the protein MGMLDRYKKKGGFFQLLQLLETSPTTKREQFLTLIAGENPVWEEALRKRILTITRVYSWEGQYLVEIFSRVQPMTLAYALHGNPQEQIDTLLSCLPPISKRKITDLMAEASPTPAEKGTSISKMLTEVRGFVGQGIIRLEKVDPELHIPENIEEILNTTAFNVNHAPLTDANVAKKDVKPNIVGDSDAAPSTPASQEADFLRRKVNQLSSEVNALKHENTVLKDKLAQIKKIA, from the coding sequence ATGGGAATGCTAGATAGATACAAAAAAAAGGGCGGCTTTTTTCAATTGCTTCAATTGTTGGAAACATCACCAACAACTAAGAGAGAGCAATTTCTAACACTTATTGCAGGCGAAAATCCAGTTTGGGAGGAAGCGCTTCGCAAAAGAATTCTGACAATCACACGTGTGTATAGTTGGGAAGGCCAGTATTTGGTCGAGATATTTTCGCGTGTGCAGCCAATGACTTTGGCTTACGCTCTTCATGGCAATCCGCAAGAGCAGATTGATACTTTGTTGAGTTGTCTGCCGCCGATTTCCAAAAGGAAAATCACGGACCTTATGGCGGAAGCCAGTCCGACTCCAGCGGAAAAAGGAACTAGTATTTCTAAAATGCTCACTGAAGTGCGCGGATTCGTTGGTCAAGGCATCATTCGCCTGGAAAAAGTGGATCCGGAATTACATATTCCTGAAAACATTGAAGAGATTCTGAACACGACAGCTTTCAATGTGAACCACGCACCATTAACTGATGCGAACGTGGCGAAAAAAGATGTGAAGCCCAATATCGTAGGTGACTCCGATGCGGCTCCGTCAACTCCCGCAAGTCAGGAAGCCGATTTTCTTAGAAGAAAAGTTAATCAGCTTTCATCGGAAGTGAATGCACTCAAACATGAAAACACCGTCTTAAAGGACAAACTCGCGCAGATCAAAAAGATCGCTTAA
- a CDS encoding cupin domain-containing protein, translating into MRSLSPKVELISGPTKEVYFMIITRWQAPLVPSKQQVHMILEAEGLEPYDETYAPQTKIPDHRHPFAEVRIVVAGEMLFNISGNQFVLRPGDRVEIPANTKHTHTSQGSTECICVCAQRAI; encoded by the coding sequence ATGCGCTCTCTAAGCCCCAAGGTTGAATTGATTTCTGGCCCGACGAAAGAGGTTTATTTTATGATTATCACTCGCTGGCAAGCACCGTTGGTGCCTAGCAAACAACAGGTTCATATGATTCTCGAGGCTGAAGGATTGGAACCCTATGATGAGACTTATGCTCCTCAAACAAAGATCCCCGATCATCGCCATCCATTTGCTGAAGTTCGCATCGTTGTTGCGGGTGAAATGTTATTTAATATCTCTGGGAACCAGTTTGTTTTGCGTCCTGGCGATCGCGTTGAAATTCCGGCCAACACCAAACACACTCACACGTCGCAAGGATCTACGGAGTGTATTTGTGTTTGCGCACAAAGGGCCATTTAA
- a CDS encoding replication-associated recombination protein A has product MDLFSSSAAALATSPLSEILRPKNLDEIIGQEKTIGSQSKLGQMLRKGYLPSLIIWGPPGTGKTTFALALSQHFKAHFENINATEAGTKVLREIGEAGHDRRLQYQQKTILFVDEIHRFNKGQQDVLLPFVEKGDLVLVGATTENPSYELNRALLSRCRVVVFERLSEANLRQIVARAEAQYKKPLTEVLQPEAIENLLQFSDGDARRLINSLEILYSFMKDGEESPLSTNDMRELLQQNPIGYDKNSEMHYDLISAFIKSVRGSDPDAAMYYLARMLDGGEDPIFIARRLIILASEDISNADPRAISVAIAGLQAVEAIGLPEGAITLSQVTTYLASCPKSNASYMALHKARALVEQTKTLPVPLHLRSAKTALAKDMGYGRDYKYPHDYPTGWTEQSYLPSELQDEKIYEPTTHGFEKNIRDYLAWMKQKRSENKDS; this is encoded by the coding sequence ATGGATTTGTTTTCCTCATCAGCCGCAGCGTTAGCCACATCTCCTCTTTCCGAGATCCTTCGTCCAAAGAATCTGGACGAAATTATCGGTCAAGAAAAGACCATTGGATCCCAGTCTAAACTGGGGCAGATGCTTCGCAAAGGCTACCTGCCAAGTCTCATTATCTGGGGCCCTCCAGGAACGGGGAAAACAACGTTTGCATTGGCCCTTTCTCAACATTTCAAAGCCCATTTTGAAAACATCAATGCGACCGAGGCGGGAACAAAAGTTTTGCGTGAAATCGGCGAGGCCGGCCATGACCGTCGCCTGCAATACCAGCAAAAAACCATTCTTTTCGTGGACGAAATTCATCGTTTCAACAAAGGACAACAAGACGTTCTTTTGCCATTTGTCGAAAAAGGTGACCTGGTTCTTGTGGGAGCTACAACCGAAAACCCAAGCTACGAGCTCAATCGCGCCTTACTCAGCCGCTGTCGAGTTGTCGTTTTTGAACGGTTAAGTGAAGCAAACCTGCGCCAGATTGTCGCCCGTGCCGAGGCACAATACAAAAAACCTCTCACTGAAGTCCTGCAGCCCGAGGCGATAGAAAATCTTCTACAATTCTCGGATGGCGATGCCCGTCGTTTAATTAACAGTCTCGAAATTCTGTATAGCTTCATGAAAGACGGCGAAGAATCCCCGCTATCAACTAATGATATGCGCGAACTTCTTCAGCAGAACCCCATCGGCTACGACAAGAACTCCGAAATGCATTACGATTTGATTTCCGCATTCATTAAAAGCGTGCGGGGGAGCGATCCTGATGCAGCGATGTACTATCTAGCTCGAATGCTGGATGGCGGAGAAGACCCCATATTCATCGCTCGGCGCCTGATTATTTTAGCGTCCGAAGACATCAGCAATGCAGATCCCCGTGCGATTTCAGTAGCGATTGCGGGGCTTCAAGCGGTGGAGGCAATTGGTCTTCCAGAGGGTGCTATCACTCTGTCTCAAGTGACGACATATCTGGCATCTTGTCCAAAATCCAATGCCTCGTATATGGCCCTTCACAAAGCCCGAGCTCTGGTGGAGCAGACGAAAACGTTGCCAGTGCCTTTGCATTTGCGCTCGGCAAAAACAGCCTTAGCAAAAGACATGGGATATGGCCGTGACTACAAATATCCCCACGATTATCCGACGGGCTGGACCGAGCAGTCGTATCTGCCTTCAGAGCTTCAGGATGAAAAAATCTATGAGCCAACGACTCACGGTTTCGAAAAGAATATCCGGGATTATTTAGCGTGGATGAAGCAAAAACGCTCAGAAAATAAAGACAGCTAG
- a CDS encoding S9 family peptidase, whose translation MVFFRTAIIALSFVVLGTDALAQVSIINQEQNESDFLLELTKAVDPTATSVLGIFNQIPRAENNKDVAPECDPKFFEDQLFSKKRTTEEYFKVVKQFMANCQSELAYNSPRGILSLAKMALDDYKFFKHPQVKSIVIPLSNGVLVPAIVGLKQDSRPRPLVVMKCGVFCGADQNAFMKTFLIQLFDLTPYNVVLLANQTGLDYLIANSHFSLGGWSEGFESLMVGKWLREKWEYRDRISSMHLMGMSLGGNAAVFGAAFNDMYPMPNGQKVYSSAVAICPVISLRPTLEHLYSDDVIGPVFNIMTRSQFAKARSYLTDIPEMVAADQLPPRKQMPGYLGDMASTSLQRRGVASTSPDFFKSNNFWNLPGKVQTPLMVWASKDDNVVSNKLNAQVFEHDDYYESAPNAGVVNVNYGSHCAFSAAYGYQTAALVLRSFVMAHSPEFVDHYKRTEMPWKFGFKKISNVYQHVGQSWKFEEKSNTATVTFRMFNFVANKNCYFRNPFGDEVAGCVTTREMDIPISEIKAMGARVPANEVEAQALTREFNSKVEFLTDGKPLNGTSSSSFVLSWRPLFE comes from the coding sequence ATGGTTTTCTTTAGAACCGCAATTATCGCATTATCTTTCGTCGTGTTGGGCACTGATGCCCTGGCGCAAGTCTCGATAATCAACCAGGAACAGAATGAATCTGATTTCTTGTTGGAGCTGACTAAGGCTGTGGATCCCACCGCGACCTCGGTCCTTGGAATTTTTAACCAGATTCCGAGAGCGGAAAATAATAAGGACGTCGCACCTGAATGTGATCCTAAGTTTTTCGAAGATCAATTGTTCTCTAAAAAAAGAACCACAGAAGAATACTTTAAAGTCGTCAAACAGTTTATGGCGAATTGCCAATCTGAACTGGCGTACAACTCTCCACGAGGGATCTTGAGCCTTGCGAAGATGGCACTTGATGACTACAAGTTCTTTAAGCATCCCCAAGTTAAAAGCATTGTGATTCCATTATCTAATGGAGTGCTGGTGCCGGCGATTGTGGGGTTAAAGCAAGACAGTCGTCCCCGTCCTCTGGTGGTGATGAAATGCGGAGTTTTCTGTGGAGCCGATCAAAATGCTTTCATGAAGACCTTCCTGATTCAACTGTTCGATTTGACTCCTTATAATGTGGTGCTACTGGCTAATCAGACAGGTTTGGATTATCTGATCGCGAACTCTCATTTTTCATTGGGTGGTTGGAGTGAGGGATTTGAATCTTTGATGGTCGGTAAATGGCTGCGTGAAAAATGGGAATATCGTGATCGCATTTCGAGCATGCACTTGATGGGTATGAGCCTGGGCGGAAATGCAGCGGTGTTCGGAGCAGCTTTCAATGACATGTATCCTATGCCCAATGGTCAGAAAGTTTATAGCTCGGCGGTAGCGATCTGCCCGGTGATCTCACTTCGTCCTACCTTAGAACATCTTTATAGCGACGATGTGATCGGTCCTGTATTTAATATCATGACTCGCAGCCAATTTGCGAAAGCACGGAGCTATTTGACGGACATTCCAGAGATGGTTGCGGCAGATCAGTTGCCACCAAGGAAACAAATGCCAGGATACTTGGGTGATATGGCGTCTACGTCTTTACAAAGACGTGGCGTTGCCAGTACGTCCCCAGATTTTTTTAAGAGTAATAATTTTTGGAATCTTCCTGGTAAAGTTCAAACTCCGCTGATGGTGTGGGCTTCTAAAGATGATAATGTCGTGAGTAATAAATTAAATGCTCAGGTCTTTGAGCATGACGACTATTATGAGTCAGCCCCTAACGCGGGAGTAGTTAATGTCAACTATGGCAGCCATTGTGCTTTCTCGGCGGCGTATGGATATCAGACAGCCGCCTTGGTTCTGCGCAGCTTTGTGATGGCCCACAGCCCGGAATTTGTTGATCACTATAAACGTACCGAAATGCCTTGGAAGTTTGGTTTCAAAAAGATTTCTAATGTCTATCAGCACGTGGGTCAGTCCTGGAAGTTTGAAGAAAAATCCAACACGGCGACAGTAACTTTTAGAATGTTTAATTTTGTCGCGAATAAAAATTGTTATTTCAGGAATCCATTTGGTGATGAAGTCGCCGGTTGTGTGACGACACGTGAAATGGATATTCCTATTTCGGAGATCAAGGCCATGGGCGCCAGAGTTCCGGCAAATGAAGTCGAAGCCCAGGCTCTGACTCGTGAATTCAATTCCAAGGTTGAGTTCTTGACCGATGGAAAACCATTAAACGGTACCAGCAGCTCGAGCTTTGTTTTGAGCTGGCGTCCTCTTTTTGAATAA